The genomic interval GGGACAACCCTTGTGGTTGTCCGCCTATGGAACGGACAGGGACAAGCTCTGTCCCTACAACTCCGCCTTCTGTCCTCTATTATTTATCCGTGCTAATCCGTGTCAATCAGTGGCTGAACGGTTACCACTTCTCGAATATCAAGATTTACCGGGCAATTTACCACACATCTGCCGCAGCCAACACAGGCGGCTTCACCAAATTTCTCCGGGAAATAATTAAACTTGTGCATTATACGCTGACGGAATCTCTCCTTACCCGTCTCTCTTGGCTGATGTCCTGAGGCATGCAGGGTAAAAAGCGGAAACATACAGGAATCCCAAATCCTGATTCTTTTCCCGCTCTGCCTATCGCCCTCATCCACGATGTCAAAGCAATGGCAGGTGGGACAGAAAAAGGTGCATATCCCACACCCCACGCATCTCAGGTAAATCTCCTCCCAGATGGGGTTATCGAATAAACCTGAGAGCCCCTCCTTCAGCCCAGAGACATCCAACCTATCTGATATTTCAGATTCAGCCGCCTTCTTGAGTTCATCTACCTTACGGATATCTTCTGATGAGGCTTTACTCAATCCCTGCTTCTCAAGGACGGCCTCCCCTCTTTCGGTAATGGACTCAAGGAGAAAGCCTTCTCCTATATCTACCCAAAATACATCTACATTCTCCTTATCATAAGGTCCGGTATGGAAGGAAGTGCAAAAACAGGTGGTTTGAGGTTCATTACAGGCCATCCCAAATATTAGGGCACCCTCCCGCTTTTCCTTATAATAGACATCCTCAAAATCACCTCCCGCAAAGACCTTATCAAGAAGGACAAAGCCCTTGGCATCGCAAGGACGAATACCAAAGAGGAGTCTCCTTCCTTTCATCTCCGGCTTATGTATCTTACCCTCCTTATATGAGAACATCACCTCTGTCTGGGGGAAGAAACTGCCTTTGGGGGACTTATCCGTATTCCTTGAGGTAAGGACCACCTCCCCTGAATTCACGACCTCCTCGAATGAGGTCCGATTATCTTTTTTTAGCGGGGCAATCAAGGTGAATTCCGTAAGAAGTCTATTAAGGAAACTCCTGATCTTTGTCTTTTCAATGGTATAGAAGGCCATGCCTTATCTCGGCCTTGGTCATCGTTTCGGTCATTTACGAATAGCCCACTGGCTACCGGGTGTCTGGTAGCTTGGTGTCTGGTGGCCTGGTGTTCCGCTTACCAGACAACCAGACACCAGATTACCAGATGCCTGCGAAAAATAGCCGAAACGATGACCCTCGCCCTTATCTCCTTTTACCTAATGAACGCTCTCGGATAATCCGAGGCTCTCTCTTTGCTCACCTTAGCAAACCTGCCTAATATTTTCCCCTATTTTTTTACCAAAGATCTCCCAAAAGCTCCTCAAATCTTCAAAAACTCGAGAGAAATCGAGAAAGTTTGGGAAAAACCCTATTCCTAAAACCACCAAAGTCTTCTTGGTACCTGTTCCTTTCTTTCTTAAACCTTGCTTAACAACCTCACAAAAGGCAAATCCTCAACCTGATGATATAATTTTTCATCTGCGGTGATAAATTCACATCCTAAGCTCAAAGACAAGGCAAGATAGACTGCATCATAAAAATACTAATCTTATACCTAAATGAAATTCTGCCTGCTTCCTTTATTATATCAGTAGTTGGAAGAATAATATTGAGCTTCAACTTACTAAGATTATCAATTATTGCTATCAGTTCTTCAAGGTCATTTGCTGGACTGAATCTAATTGCATTTGCCAATTCATATAGCATCAAATCAGGCACACTTATCTTTTCCTCCCCTTGGATGTGGCTTTTTTGAATCTTAAGTGCTTTATCAGTCCCTTCTTCTTTATTATACCATTTTACAATTACTGATGTATCTAAAACAATCATCTATTATCTCTCCATTTTCTAATCTCAGCAGTGCTATTCCAACCTTTACACTTTTTGGAAAACCTCTCTCTGATTTCATCTTGCTCTTTGACTGCTTTTAATAATTCGCTTTTATCCTCCCATTTGGCGCCTACTAGTAATTTAAATCTTCTCTCCATCAGCTCTATCGTATCGTACTTCTCTTTTATTGCTTGCTCACTTATCATCTAAATCACCTCCTAATCTATTTTGAACGCTCTCGGATAATCCGGGACTCACCTTAGCAAACCTGCCTTTCCTGAACCCAAGAGCTTTTTCTAAAATCATTCTCCGTGTCTCTGTGTCTCTGCGGTGAACGATTACTCAGATTTTTGTTATCGGATGATGGCAAGCTTCCCCTTCTTTATCCTTCCTTCATCATCGGTTATGATATAGATGTATACACCACTTACCACCTTTTCTCCAGAGTCATTCTTAGCATCCCAGTCAAAGTAGCCAGTAGTTATATCTTCTTCTATTCGCACCAGTTCACCGGCAATGTTGTAGATTCTTATAGTAACATCATCAGTCAGCATCTCAAACCTTATTACATTGTGTCCTTCACTCTTGAACGGATTTGGATACACGACTACATCATCAAGGTCTTTTG from bacterium carries:
- a CDS encoding 4Fe-4S dicluster domain-containing protein, encoding MAFYTIEKTKIRSFLNRLLTEFTLIAPLKKDNRTSFEEVVNSGEVVLTSRNTDKSPKGSFFPQTEVMFSYKEGKIHKPEMKGRRLLFGIRPCDAKGFVLLDKVFAGGDFEDVYYKEKREGALIFGMACNEPQTTCFCTSFHTGPYDKENVDVFWVDIGEGFLLESITERGEAVLEKQGLSKASSEDIRKVDELKKAAESEISDRLDVSGLKEGLSGLFDNPIWEEIYLRCVGCGICTFFCPTCHCFDIVDEGDRQSGKRIRIWDSCMFPLFTLHASGHQPRETGKERFRQRIMHKFNYFPEKFGEAACVGCGRCVVNCPVNLDIREVVTVQPLIDTD
- a CDS encoding type II toxin-antitoxin system VapC family toxin — translated: MIVLDTSVIVKWYNKEEGTDKALKIQKSHIQGEEKISVPDLMLYELANAIRFSPANDLEELIAIIDNLSKLKLNIILPTTDIIKEAGRISFRYKISIFMMQSILPCL
- a CDS encoding T9SS type A sorting domain-containing protein, which translates into the protein MFGIHNTQLFDQIRRFLNIFFTFCPKSNTIWIPYKDDDNDGKVDGTDIPEDNLKALFWNGRDWVRDFDTTIDKINNLAKFNTSHLTTFGLFIAKDLDDVVVYPNPFKSEGHNVIRFEMLTDDVTIRIYNIAGELVRIEEDITTGYFDWDAKNDSGEKVVSGVYIYIITDDEGRIKKGKLAIIR